A single window of Desulfovibrio inopinatus DSM 10711 DNA harbors:
- a CDS encoding phage holin family protein: MLTETPGLLFYARALAGDVITDWPLKCIAGTGGFLLSTAGGFDGAMNVLITLMCFDFALGFLRAWSANRISGLKIKGGVLKFLFYFAAIAVAYQLDQAQAQCINSTWFAVRDLMCMYLSVNEALSCLEHLAFFGVPLPDKLLSRLRTYRDSLSACTKK, encoded by the coding sequence GTGCTGACTGAAACGCCGGGATTGCTGTTTTATGCGCGGGCGCTGGCAGGGGATGTCATCACGGATTGGCCGTTGAAGTGCATTGCCGGGACAGGGGGCTTTCTTCTCTCCACGGCGGGCGGGTTCGATGGCGCCATGAATGTGCTCATTACGCTCATGTGTTTTGATTTCGCTCTGGGGTTTCTTCGGGCCTGGAGCGCGAACCGGATTTCCGGGCTCAAAATCAAGGGTGGTGTCCTCAAATTTTTGTTTTATTTCGCGGCAATCGCCGTGGCCTATCAACTCGATCAGGCGCAGGCCCAATGCATCAACAGCACCTGGTTTGCGGTGCGGGATCTCATGTGCATGTACCTCTCGGTCAATGAAGCGTTGTCGTGTCTCGAACACTTGGCGTTTTTCGGGGTGCCGTTACCGGACAAGCTGTTGTCCCGGCTCCGGACCTATCGCGACAGTTTGAGCGCATGCACGAAAAAATAG
- a CDS encoding phage head spike fiber domain-containing protein, translating into MADFFQDYGGSGGESGVTDHAQNTDTGTDASSFQIGTGGPRVARVSDGLVVRDAANSGNAPLSAGNLEINTGGNAELAFQVPNGAVASIGFFDNPNKLYGVGYGFDSTENEGFLSAYNGAGMIQVARWSRDGSVLRSLAVLYVGSDIVWHAGNDGPGSGLDADTVDGVHAADFSPVAGSEHGAFRIGNGTDGPLLKREGANALSVRGNVDADWADLTVRNLTVKGTTTTIDSETVAIADNILTLNSDVTGTPPSTVAGIEVERGDELNARFVFDEGDDTWKAGIAGSEAGVSLVGHGHVGSDIADMPWTTLTGVPTTFAPSAHAASHKTGGADALSANDVGAYSKADLWRQAGISPVSIAPSLHFRPDVDALPDGVTFSRNSIATYFDAAGVLRIVAVDVPRFAYHPVTGRRLGFLNEEGRVNAIYPSEDFADATYTKGDCSITSDAIVSPNSEVLADKIVEGSTDSTHYMFTPSTSFTAGSAYTLSVYVKPSGRSTFRLSFPSGAFDTAVAANFTLIADGSVTMVTHGTNSSAQIEAISDGWYRCSITATATVTIDTLCRMSLLHGELTSYPGDGVSGVFLWGAQRERGAFATSYIPTTDAPVTRVADICTVLSSAFPFGLIGNTLYLEFVSFATDNNSRRVLSLYQDDDNRLSIYSNNSSLFAFARIGGINGSTVPLGDALNTHCIAISITANRLHIVMDGEAVQTDISLGNIPEGIISVGNYHGVTQVQCGSFRHVAIIPRALDIPALQQLTQGVLS; encoded by the coding sequence ATGGCTGATTTTTTTCAGGATTACGGCGGAAGTGGTGGAGAAAGCGGCGTGACCGATCATGCCCAAAATACCGATACCGGCACCGATGCTTCTTCGTTCCAAATCGGCACGGGCGGGCCACGGGTTGCCCGTGTGAGTGATGGGCTTGTTGTGCGCGATGCCGCCAATAGCGGCAATGCGCCGTTGTCCGCCGGCAATCTGGAAATCAATACCGGCGGGAATGCCGAACTGGCCTTCCAGGTGCCGAATGGGGCGGTCGCTTCCATCGGGTTTTTCGATAATCCGAACAAGCTTTACGGCGTGGGCTACGGGTTCGACTCCACGGAAAACGAGGGGTTTCTGTCGGCCTATAACGGCGCCGGTATGATTCAAGTGGCGCGATGGAGCCGTGACGGTTCTGTGTTGCGATCGCTCGCAGTTTTGTATGTAGGCTCGGATATCGTGTGGCATGCGGGCAATGATGGGCCGGGATCCGGGCTTGATGCGGATACCGTGGACGGGGTGCACGCAGCGGATTTTTCGCCGGTGGCGGGCTCGGAACATGGGGCATTCCGCATTGGGAACGGCACGGACGGCCCCTTGCTCAAGCGTGAGGGCGCCAATGCGTTGTCGGTGCGTGGCAATGTCGATGCGGATTGGGCGGATTTGACCGTCCGCAACCTGACCGTGAAAGGCACGACGACCACCATTGACTCGGAAACCGTGGCCATTGCCGATAACATCTTGACGTTGAACAGCGATGTGACCGGAACGCCGCCGTCAACCGTCGCCGGGATCGAAGTCGAGCGCGGGGATGAACTCAATGCCCGGTTTGTCTTTGATGAGGGGGACGATACCTGGAAAGCCGGGATTGCCGGTTCGGAAGCTGGTGTTTCGCTGGTCGGACATGGGCATGTGGGGAGTGACATTGCGGACATGCCCTGGACAACGCTGACCGGGGTGCCAACGACGTTTGCACCGAGTGCGCACGCCGCCAGCCACAAGACTGGCGGGGCTGATGCGTTGAGCGCCAACGATGTCGGCGCCTATAGCAAGGCGGATTTGTGGCGTCAGGCCGGGATTTCGCCGGTGTCCATCGCTCCATCGCTGCACTTTCGGCCCGATGTCGATGCGTTGCCCGACGGTGTGACCTTTTCTCGAAACTCCATTGCAACCTATTTCGATGCGGCGGGCGTGTTGCGGATTGTCGCCGTTGATGTCCCGCGATTTGCCTACCATCCTGTGACAGGACGGCGATTAGGCTTTTTGAATGAGGAAGGCCGGGTCAATGCCATTTATCCTTCGGAAGATTTCGCCGATGCAACCTATACAAAGGGGGATTGCTCCATCACGAGTGATGCCATTGTGTCGCCGAATTCAGAGGTATTAGCCGACAAGATTGTTGAAGGGAGCACCGATTCAACACATTACATGTTTACGCCGTCGACGTCGTTTACAGCGGGATCTGCCTATACACTCAGTGTCTATGTGAAACCAAGTGGTCGGTCCACCTTTCGACTGTCATTTCCGTCAGGAGCCTTTGACACGGCTGTGGCTGCAAATTTTACGTTGATTGCTGATGGAAGCGTTACGATGGTGACGCATGGAACAAATAGCTCTGCGCAGATTGAGGCGATAAGCGATGGATGGTATCGATGTAGTATCACAGCAACGGCAACCGTAACAATCGATACGTTATGTCGTATGAGTTTGTTGCATGGAGAATTGACGTCATATCCTGGTGATGGCGTCAGCGGGGTGTTTCTTTGGGGTGCACAACGTGAAAGAGGTGCGTTTGCAACGAGTTATATCCCGACAACGGATGCACCTGTTACGCGTGTGGCAGATATCTGCACGGTGCTATCGTCTGCTTTCCCATTTGGACTCATTGGGAATACCTTGTATCTTGAGTTTGTATCTTTTGCGACAGACAATAATTCCAGGCGCGTTCTCAGCCTCTATCAAGATGATGACAATCGTCTCTCCATCTATTCCAACAATAGTTCTCTCTTCGCATTTGCACGTATAGGCGGGATAAACGGAAGTACGGTGCCATTAGGCGATGCGCTCAATACGCATTGTATTGCCATTTCCATAACGGCAAACAGGTTGCATATCGTTATGGATGGAGAGGCAGTCCAGACCGATATATCATTGGGGAACATTCCGGAAGGAATCATTTCGGTTGGCAACTATCATGGCGTTACCCAAGTGCAGTGTGGTTCTTTTCGGCATGTTGCTATCATTCCTCGTGCCCTTGATATCCCAGCTCTTCAACAACTCACGCAAGGAGTTCTCTCGTGA
- a CDS encoding glycoside hydrolase family 108 protein, translating to MFNQILEFTLGIEGGYSNHKHDTGGKTMFGISDARDGRVDGMIDIDGDGKGDVAVRDLTLEDAKTIYERDYWQKYHCDALPDPVGDALFDFVVNSGGHGVKSLQLITNMINDGTPELVLDGQYGPKTHAAIEQAVASAGPIVVAGCLCFARAGYYVGLRAMNDDYESFIKGWGRRAVKLFALMDTEQP from the coding sequence ATGTTCAATCAAATTCTTGAATTCACGTTGGGGATTGAGGGTGGTTATTCGAACCACAAGCACGATACCGGCGGCAAGACCATGTTCGGCATTTCCGATGCCCGTGACGGCCGTGTTGACGGCATGATCGACATCGACGGCGATGGAAAAGGCGATGTGGCCGTGCGCGATCTCACCTTGGAGGATGCCAAAACCATCTATGAACGTGACTACTGGCAAAAATATCATTGCGATGCGTTGCCGGATCCCGTGGGTGATGCCCTGTTTGATTTTGTCGTGAACTCGGGCGGGCACGGCGTGAAGTCGCTCCAACTCATCACAAACATGATCAACGACGGCACGCCGGAGCTTGTGCTTGATGGTCAGTACGGCCCGAAAACCCACGCGGCAATTGAGCAGGCCGTGGCCTCGGCCGGACCCATTGTGGTGGCGGGGTGTCTCTGTTTTGCCCGTGCCGGCTATTATGTCGGATTGCGGGCCATGAATGACGATTATGAATCGTTCATCAAAGGCTGGGGCCGTCGGGCCGTCAAGCTCTTTGCGCTCATGGATACGGAACAACCGTGA